A single window of Chitinophaga sp. XS-30 DNA harbors:
- a CDS encoding M20/M25/M40 family metallo-hydrolase — protein sequence MRKPLLIWIACCMALFSYAQQGDSLTIRGIADEILTNSKAYENLRVLTKTIGGRLAGSPQMVKAELWGEAALRDAGAERIFRQECMVPHWVRGEKEQARIISNRRDFIPPLNVIALGNSVGTGPEGVTAPVMEVRSFEELERRKDEVKGKIVFYNYPFNPRFIKTFYSYGDAVRYRGQGPSRAARYGAVGVIVRSMTHGTDNHPHTGGTHYNDSFPKIAAVAIGLHDAERLSKRIAGDASAKVFLRTTCEMLPDTIGHNIIGELRGSEFPDEYITVGAHLDSWDNCEGAHDDGAGCVQSIELLRAFKKLGIRPKRTIRIVLFANEENGTRGGRKYAELAKANGEQHLFALESDAGGFTPRGFMFEMEDARREKVKRWAPLFLPYGIYDFDETGGGVDIGPLHRELGTPVSELSPDSQRYFDIHHAASDVFEAVNKRELEMGAVAMSALIYLIDKYGL from the coding sequence TATGGATCGCCTGTTGCATGGCCCTGTTCTCCTATGCACAGCAGGGCGATTCCCTGACCATCCGCGGGATCGCAGACGAAATATTAACAAATAGTAAAGCCTATGAAAACCTCCGGGTGCTGACCAAGACCATCGGCGGCCGCCTGGCCGGTTCCCCCCAGATGGTCAAAGCCGAGTTATGGGGAGAGGCTGCGCTGCGCGATGCCGGTGCGGAACGCATCTTCCGGCAGGAATGTATGGTGCCGCACTGGGTGAGGGGTGAAAAGGAGCAGGCCCGCATCATCAGCAACCGCCGGGATTTTATTCCGCCCCTCAATGTTATTGCCCTCGGCAATTCCGTAGGCACGGGCCCGGAGGGGGTGACCGCGCCGGTGATGGAAGTACGGTCTTTCGAAGAGCTGGAAAGGCGGAAAGACGAGGTTAAAGGGAAGATCGTGTTCTACAATTACCCTTTCAACCCGCGGTTTATCAAAACCTTCTATTCCTACGGCGATGCCGTACGCTATCGCGGCCAGGGGCCAAGCCGGGCCGCCAGATACGGCGCCGTGGGAGTGATCGTACGGTCCATGACCCATGGTACGGACAATCACCCGCATACCGGCGGTACCCACTATAACGATTCCTTCCCGAAGATCGCCGCCGTAGCTATCGGTCTGCATGATGCGGAGCGCCTCAGCAAACGGATCGCCGGAGATGCCAGCGCAAAGGTCTTCCTCCGCACCACCTGCGAAATGCTGCCGGATACCATCGGGCATAACATTATCGGTGAGCTGCGCGGCAGTGAGTTCCCGGACGAATATATCACTGTTGGCGCCCATCTCGATTCATGGGATAATTGTGAAGGCGCGCATGATGACGGTGCGGGCTGTGTGCAGTCGATAGAGTTGCTGCGGGCCTTCAAAAAGCTGGGCATCCGCCCCAAACGCACTATCCGCATTGTATTGTTCGCCAATGAAGAGAACGGCACCCGCGGCGGCCGGAAATATGCGGAGCTGGCGAAAGCCAATGGGGAGCAGCACCTTTTTGCCCTTGAAAGCGATGCCGGCGGATTTACGCCCAGGGGGTTCATGTTCGAAATGGAAGATGCCCGCCGTGAAAAGGTGAAGCGCTGGGCGCCGCTGTTCCTGCCTTACGGCATCTATGATTTTGACGAAACCGGCGGCGGAGTGGATATCGGTCCCCTGCACCGCGAACTCGGTACACCGGTATCTGAACTTTCGCCCGACTCCCAACGTTATTTTGATATCCATCATGCCGCCTCCGATGTTTTCGAAGCCGTTAACAAACGCGAACTGGAGATGGGAGCAGTGGCCATGAGCGCATTGATATACCTGATTGACAAATACGGTTTATAG
- a CDS encoding SAM-dependent methyltransferase, with protein sequence MSQPGKVYLIPTVLSADALFSLPAYITDTVRRLRIFYVENERTARRFLKALDKNIDIDALQLLPMNEHHPPDLALARKFLQEGKHIGVISEAGCPAIADPGQLVVQTAHSLGATVVPLVGPNSMLLALMASGMNGQHFQFSGYLPVKPLERAQAIRELEATSARKSQTQLFIEAPYRNNQVLKDILANCKDNTLLCVAADLTAPTEYIRTQTVAQWKKQTGADFHKRPAIFLLYAG encoded by the coding sequence ATGAGCCAGCCCGGTAAAGTATATCTCATCCCAACCGTGCTCAGCGCTGACGCTCTTTTTTCCCTGCCGGCCTATATCACGGATACGGTGCGGCGGCTCCGCATTTTTTATGTGGAGAACGAGCGCACAGCGCGGCGTTTTCTGAAAGCGCTGGATAAAAATATTGATATTGATGCCCTGCAGCTGCTGCCGATGAATGAGCATCATCCGCCGGACCTTGCGCTGGCGCGGAAATTCCTGCAGGAGGGGAAACACATAGGCGTGATCAGCGAAGCGGGATGCCCGGCCATTGCGGACCCGGGGCAGCTGGTGGTGCAAACAGCACACAGCCTGGGCGCAACGGTGGTGCCGCTCGTAGGCCCCAATTCGATGCTGCTGGCCCTGATGGCATCCGGTATGAACGGCCAGCATTTCCAGTTCTCGGGATATCTGCCGGTAAAACCGCTTGAACGCGCGCAGGCTATCCGGGAACTGGAAGCCACATCCGCCCGAAAATCGCAGACCCAGTTATTCATTGAAGCGCCTTACCGGAACAACCAGGTGCTCAAAGACATTCTGGCCAACTGTAAGGACAATACACTGTTATGCGTGGCGGCGGACCTGACGGCCCCCACGGAATATATCCGCACCCAGACTGTCGCGCAATGGAAAAAGCAAACGGGGGCAGATTTTCACAAACGGCCCGCGATCTTTTTGTTATATGCCGGGTAG
- a CDS encoding EI24 domain-containing protein — MFSLREVLGAIQSYAKAHQFITQHRLWKWIYVPGIIYCILFVTGIYFVWDYSGVFIDYVLNLLTLKVWMEELQNGWVNFLFLLVGFTVRIVFLIMYFSFFKYLFLIVGSPVFAYLSEKTEAILHNRDFPFSFSQLLQDVLRGIKLSLRNLLYQTVFMLIIAVLAFVPILGWLTPLIALFVECYYFGFSMMDYSFERRRWTMGQSITYIGQHKGMALGNGLVFYLMMFIPVIGWVLAPCYAVIAATIHLQQQNLPDEPAR; from the coding sequence TTGTTTTCATTAAGAGAGGTACTCGGGGCGATACAATCATACGCCAAAGCGCATCAATTCATTACACAGCACCGGCTGTGGAAGTGGATCTACGTGCCGGGCATCATCTATTGCATACTTTTCGTTACCGGCATTTATTTCGTCTGGGATTATTCGGGGGTATTCATTGATTATGTGCTGAACCTGCTGACGCTGAAGGTGTGGATGGAAGAGCTGCAGAACGGATGGGTGAATTTCCTCTTTCTGCTGGTGGGTTTTACGGTGCGGATCGTATTTCTGATCATGTATTTTTCGTTCTTCAAGTATCTTTTCCTGATCGTTGGCTCGCCGGTGTTTGCTTACCTGTCTGAAAAAACGGAAGCCATTCTGCATAACAGGGATTTCCCCTTTTCTTTTTCACAACTGTTGCAGGATGTACTGCGCGGCATCAAATTGTCGCTGCGCAATTTGCTCTATCAGACCGTTTTCATGCTGATCATTGCCGTCCTGGCCTTTGTTCCCATTCTCGGCTGGCTGACGCCGCTGATCGCGCTGTTCGTGGAGTGTTACTATTTCGGTTTTTCGATGATGGATTACAGCTTTGAGCGCCGCAGGTGGACGATGGGGCAAAGCATAACCTATATCGGGCAGCATAAGGGGATGGCCCTCGGCAACGGCCTGGTCTTCTACCTGATGATGTTCATTCCGGTGATCGGCTGGGTGCTGGCGCCCTGTTACGCCGTTATTGCCGCTACCATTCATTTGCAACAACAAAATCTCCCTGATGAGCCAGCCCGGTAA
- a CDS encoding DNA-3-methyladenine glycosylase: MAKLNSAFYERADVLKIAQQLLGKLLVTEIGGVRTSGRIVETEAYAGATDRASHAWNNRRTRRTETMYAAGGLAYVYLCYGIHHLFNVVTNQRDIPHAVLVRGLEPVDGIGTMLWRCGKQRLDTTLTAGPGSLSKALGITTALTGESLSGDVLWIEDAPVLPRSQIVSGTRVGVAYAREDAYLPYRFSVKGNKWVSKGKGL; encoded by the coding sequence ATGGCTAAACTGAACAGTGCTTTTTATGAGCGGGCAGATGTTTTGAAGATAGCGCAGCAACTGCTTGGAAAGTTGCTGGTCACGGAGATCGGCGGTGTGCGTACATCCGGGAGGATAGTGGAAACGGAAGCCTATGCCGGGGCAACGGACCGTGCCTCGCATGCCTGGAACAACCGCCGTACCCGCAGAACGGAAACGATGTATGCCGCAGGCGGATTGGCCTATGTGTATCTCTGCTACGGTATTCATCATCTTTTCAATGTGGTCACCAATCAGCGGGATATTCCGCATGCGGTGCTTGTACGTGGACTGGAGCCTGTGGACGGGATTGGAACGATGTTGTGGAGATGCGGCAAACAACGGCTGGATACCACGCTCACTGCGGGGCCCGGCAGCCTGTCGAAAGCCCTGGGCATTACCACGGCGCTGACCGGGGAAAGCCTGTCCGGCGATGTATTGTGGATCGAAGATGCGCCGGTTCTGCCGCGGTCGCAGATCGTCAGCGGCACACGTGTTGGCGTGGCGTATGCACGGGAAGATGCTTACCTTCCCTACCGTTTTTCCGTTAAAGGGAACAAGTGGGTGAGCAAAGGCAAAGGGTTGTAG
- a CDS encoding PorP/SprF family type IX secretion system membrane protein: MKKALLLLTIALYVALSPAKAQDPHFTQFFASPLTLNPAFTGYFSGDLRLAGNYRSQWRSIASPYITGTMSADFGILKNVISYTDTWGVGILALYDKTGAGALTSNYVGLSTAYHKGLDVEGNHTLGLGVQAAWVQKRIDQSKLEFENQIGDNGYDPSLPSNENIVSPNISYLDYNVGLLYSGLVGESSNLYMGVSYYHFTQPTETFLGQDNNRLSYRYTVHGGGSFPVNGSNRIHISAHYMRQNQATETTFGGAYGFMLNDMQDAPTIFYLGAWYRMKDAVNPYLGLEFNSIKVGLSYDLNVSTLKPASNYRGGMELSVIYIRTKNENNRNRTLCPKF, translated from the coding sequence ATGAAAAAAGCTCTACTCCTATTAACCATAGCCCTTTATGTTGCCTTGAGTCCTGCTAAAGCACAGGACCCGCATTTTACGCAGTTTTTCGCGTCACCGCTCACTTTGAACCCGGCCTTTACCGGCTACTTTTCCGGAGACCTCCGTCTTGCCGGCAACTACCGGTCACAATGGCGCAGCATCGCTTCTCCTTATATTACCGGTACCATGTCAGCTGACTTCGGCATATTGAAGAACGTGATCTCTTATACGGATACCTGGGGAGTGGGCATACTGGCCCTGTATGATAAAACCGGCGCGGGCGCGCTTACATCCAACTACGTTGGCCTCAGTACGGCGTACCACAAAGGGCTGGATGTGGAAGGCAATCACACCTTGGGCCTCGGTGTACAGGCGGCCTGGGTGCAGAAAAGGATAGATCAGAGCAAACTGGAGTTCGAGAACCAGATCGGCGATAACGGCTACGACCCTTCCCTGCCCAGCAATGAGAACATCGTTTCACCGAATATCTCTTATCTTGATTATAATGTGGGTTTGCTATATAGCGGCCTGGTAGGTGAATCGTCCAATCTCTACATGGGCGTATCCTACTATCACTTTACCCAGCCCACGGAAACATTCCTGGGGCAGGACAATAACCGGCTGAGCTACCGTTATACCGTACATGGCGGCGGTTCTTTTCCCGTGAACGGCAGTAACCGCATTCACATCAGCGCGCACTACATGCGGCAGAACCAGGCCACGGAAACCACTTTTGGCGGCGCTTACGGGTTTATGCTCAATGATATGCAGGATGCGCCTACCATCTTCTATCTCGGTGCCTGGTACCGTATGAAAGATGCGGTGAATCCTTATCTGGGCCTTGAATTCAACAGCATCAAGGTGGGCCTTTCGTACGACCTGAACGTATCCACCCTCAAACCCGCCTCCAATTACCGCGGAGGCATGGAATTATCGGTGATATATATCCGCACGAAAAACGAGAACAACAGGAACAGAACACTTTGCCCGAAATTCTAG
- the upp gene encoding uracil phosphoribosyltransferase, which translates to MIINLSETNSLIGDWVSEIRDADIQTDRMRFRRNLERLGEVAAYEISKTLTYTDKEVQTPLGTANCRVLKQQPVLGTILRAGLTLHQGLQNYFDKADHAYISAYRKHNRDGTFEISLEYVSCPPLDDQVLIISDPMLATGASLVNTIVHLQTFGKPAHIHIVTAIACTIGIEYVQRNADANISIWTGDIDDELTAKGYIVPGLGDAGDLAFGPKLQQ; encoded by the coding sequence ATGATAATCAATTTGAGTGAAACCAATTCATTGATCGGGGATTGGGTCAGCGAGATCAGGGATGCGGATATACAGACGGACCGGATGCGCTTCAGGCGGAACCTGGAAAGGCTGGGTGAAGTAGCGGCTTACGAGATCAGCAAAACACTCACGTACACGGACAAGGAAGTACAGACCCCGCTGGGAACTGCGAACTGCCGGGTATTGAAGCAACAGCCGGTGCTGGGGACCATCCTCCGGGCAGGGCTCACCCTCCATCAGGGCCTGCAGAACTATTTCGATAAAGCGGACCATGCCTACATCTCCGCCTACCGGAAACATAACCGGGACGGGACTTTCGAGATCAGCCTGGAATATGTTTCCTGCCCTCCGCTGGACGACCAGGTGCTGATCATCTCTGATCCCATGCTGGCCACCGGCGCCTCCCTCGTGAATACCATCGTGCATTTGCAGACCTTCGGGAAACCGGCGCATATCCATATCGTAACCGCCATTGCCTGCACCATCGGCATTGAGTATGTACAGCGGAACGCAGACGCCAACATCAGCATATGGACGGGCGATATCGACGACGAACTTACCGCAAAAGGCTACATCGTGCCAGGCCTCGGGGATGCCGGCGACCTGGCATTCGGGCCGAAACTGCAGCAGTAA
- a CDS encoding von Willebrand factor type A domain-containing protein, translated as MKKLAVLLLCVLFTLGVAAQQKKTITGVVVDAAGNYPLPSAQVVIRETKQTAATDIAGRFVFTIPLDSFTVRVQYLGYQPAEKRFSIHDGSFIIPLHTLQTPLSEVVVTGYAGKRENRVVTAMASKTTRSVSFAVAPPPPRYNTNDYSPINENGFFQVKNKPLSTFSADVDRASYSQVRQMLNRGLLPPADAVRVEELINYFDYAYPAPVNSDPVAIHTDMTACPWNKDHLLARVALQGKKVPVNDLPASNLVFLLDVSGSMDADNKLPLVKQAFKVLVQQLRPQDRVAIVVYAGAAGLILPPTSGAHKTKIIDALENLSAGGSTAGGQGIRLAYATAMKHFIPKGNNRVILATDGDFNVGPSSDGELQRIIEQEREKGIFLSVLGFGMGNYKDNKLETLADKGNGNYAYIDNYEEARRTFVTEFGGTLFTIAKDVKLQVEFNPKFVRAYRLVGYENRLLNDEDFNDDKKDAGDMGAGHTVTALYEIVPVTAPMPRGSTVDPLKYQETRPVRNTGAAEHEAFTVKMRYKAPDGNKSRLLEKVQSTRATAITQSPEDLRLAAAVAQFGMLLRNSEFSGSANYDGIIALAAGAKGQDPEGYRAEFIQLVKKAKLLQEAVAVK; from the coding sequence ATGAAAAAGTTAGCTGTATTGCTGCTCTGCGTCCTCTTTACACTGGGTGTTGCCGCGCAGCAGAAAAAGACCATCACCGGCGTTGTTGTGGACGCTGCCGGTAATTACCCCCTGCCTTCTGCGCAGGTGGTGATCAGGGAAACGAAACAAACCGCCGCTACGGATATTGCAGGGCGTTTCGTTTTTACCATCCCGCTGGATTCCTTTACCGTACGGGTGCAGTACCTGGGTTACCAGCCTGCGGAAAAACGTTTTTCGATACACGATGGCAGCTTTATCATTCCCCTGCATACCCTGCAAACACCGTTAAGCGAAGTTGTGGTGACCGGTTATGCCGGGAAAAGGGAAAACCGCGTGGTGACCGCCATGGCCAGCAAGACAACAAGAAGCGTATCGTTTGCCGTTGCGCCCCCTCCTCCCCGCTACAATACCAATGATTACAGCCCCATCAATGAAAACGGGTTTTTCCAGGTGAAAAACAAGCCCCTCAGCACTTTTTCTGCGGATGTGGACCGGGCCTCCTATTCCCAGGTGCGCCAGATGCTCAACCGGGGATTGTTGCCACCGGCTGATGCTGTACGGGTGGAAGAGCTGATCAATTACTTCGATTATGCCTACCCCGCGCCCGTCAACAGTGATCCCGTGGCTATTCATACGGACATGACGGCCTGCCCCTGGAACAAAGATCATCTGCTGGCGCGTGTGGCATTACAGGGTAAAAAGGTGCCGGTAAATGACCTCCCCGCATCCAACCTGGTTTTCCTGCTGGATGTATCCGGTTCTATGGACGCGGACAATAAGCTGCCGCTGGTGAAGCAGGCCTTCAAAGTGCTGGTGCAGCAGCTGCGGCCGCAGGACCGGGTAGCGATCGTGGTGTATGCAGGCGCGGCGGGGCTGATACTGCCCCCCACTTCAGGAGCGCATAAAACAAAGATCATTGATGCACTGGAAAACCTCTCCGCCGGCGGTTCCACAGCAGGCGGGCAGGGCATCCGGCTGGCCTATGCCACAGCAATGAAACACTTCATCCCCAAAGGCAACAACCGCGTGATCCTTGCTACGGACGGAGATTTCAACGTAGGTCCTTCCAGTGATGGCGAACTGCAGCGCATCATTGAGCAGGAACGGGAAAAAGGCATCTTCCTTTCCGTGCTCGGTTTCGGCATGGGCAATTACAAGGATAACAAGCTGGAAACACTGGCGGATAAAGGAAACGGCAACTATGCCTACATCGATAATTACGAGGAGGCCCGCCGCACGTTTGTGACCGAGTTCGGCGGAACGCTCTTTACCATTGCGAAAGATGTAAAACTGCAGGTGGAGTTCAATCCAAAATTCGTACGGGCTTACCGGTTAGTTGGGTATGAGAACCGCCTGCTGAATGATGAGGATTTCAATGACGACAAAAAAGATGCGGGCGATATGGGCGCGGGGCATACGGTTACGGCCCTGTATGAGATCGTGCCGGTGACCGCCCCCATGCCACGGGGAAGCACGGTGGACCCGCTCAAATACCAGGAAACCAGGCCGGTGCGGAACACCGGGGCCGCGGAACACGAAGCCTTCACCGTAAAAATGCGCTATAAAGCCCCGGACGGCAACAAAAGCCGGCTGCTGGAAAAGGTGCAATCCACCCGCGCAACAGCCATAACACAAAGCCCGGAAGATCTGCGCCTGGCGGCTGCGGTTGCCCAATTCGGCATGCTGCTGCGCAACAGCGAGTTCAGCGGAAGCGCGAATTACGACGGCATCATTGCGCTGGCTGCGGGCGCCAAAGGGCAGGACCCCGAAGGATACCGCGCGGAGTTCATCCAGCTGGTGAAAAAGGCGAAGCTGCTGCAGGAAGCCGTGGCCGTGAAATGA
- a CDS encoding anhydro-N-acetylmuramic acid kinase, producing MVYNVIGLMSGSSLDGLDIAFVELTEVRGVWTYVIEAAECIPYDDKWKEDLRSAVNMNARDYMLLHAAYGHYTGAQVKAFIARHQLDHRVHFIASHGHTVFHMPQNRMTAQLGDGAAIAAVTGLPVISDLRAMDVALGGQGAPIVPIGEQLLFGGYDYWLNIGGIANLSAKHGDTFHAFDICPANRVLDALASALGRPYDENGDLASGGVADNALLEALNSQPYYAQTFPKSLANDFGTDVILPLIGQHSLSVQGKLRTYVTHIAQQVAAGAALVSEGETAGRKLLITGGGAFNRFLVLQIQELLEAAGITVIVADEQTAAYKEALVMALIGALRWRQQTNVLSSVTGASRDSVNGTLWLGEG from the coding sequence ATGGTATATAATGTAATAGGCTTGATGTCAGGGAGTTCGCTGGATGGGCTGGATATTGCTTTTGTGGAGCTGACGGAAGTGCGCGGGGTATGGACCTACGTGATCGAAGCCGCGGAATGCATTCCGTATGATGACAAGTGGAAGGAAGACCTGCGATCGGCCGTGAACATGAATGCCCGTGACTACATGTTGCTGCATGCCGCATACGGACATTATACCGGAGCGCAGGTGAAGGCGTTCATTGCCCGCCATCAGCTGGATCACCGCGTACATTTTATTGCATCGCACGGCCATACTGTTTTTCATATGCCGCAAAACCGCATGACGGCGCAGTTGGGGGACGGCGCAGCCATCGCCGCGGTCACCGGTCTGCCCGTGATCAGCGATCTCCGTGCCATGGATGTGGCTTTAGGCGGACAGGGTGCTCCCATTGTGCCCATCGGCGAGCAATTGCTGTTCGGGGGATATGATTACTGGCTGAACATCGGCGGCATCGCCAACCTTTCCGCAAAGCACGGCGATACTTTCCACGCATTTGATATTTGTCCCGCCAACCGCGTGCTGGACGCCCTGGCCTCGGCGCTCGGCAGGCCTTATGATGAGAACGGGGACCTGGCTTCGGGCGGGGTGGCCGACAATGCCCTGCTGGAAGCGCTGAACAGCCAGCCCTACTATGCACAAACATTTCCGAAATCCCTGGCCAATGATTTTGGTACGGATGTGATACTGCCGTTGATCGGGCAGCACAGCTTGTCCGTACAGGGTAAACTGCGCACCTATGTAACGCATATTGCACAGCAGGTAGCAGCGGGTGCAGCCCTCGTATCTGAAGGGGAGACAGCCGGCAGGAAATTGCTGATCACCGGCGGCGGGGCCTTTAACCGCTTCCTGGTGCTGCAGATACAGGAATTGCTGGAAGCCGCGGGTATCACCGTGATCGTGGCGGATGAGCAGACGGCTGCTTACAAGGAAGCGCTGGTGATGGCCCTTATCGGGGCGCTGCGCTGGCGTCAGCAAACCAATGTATTGTCTTCCGTTACCGGCGCTTCGCGCGATAGCGTGAACGGTACGTTATGGCTCGGCGAAGGCTGA
- the ade gene encoding adenine deaminase, protein MKQFEVAGHLVDIPGRRTFPAVVTVADGRITNIAPAGAAVPQQYILPGFTDAHVHVESSMLVPSEFARLAVCHGTVATISDPHEIANVLGVKGVEYMLDNAAQVPFKCCFGAPSCVPATGFETAGAAINAGDVEKLLQRNDIYYLSEMMNYPGVLHEDPEVMAKIAAAKRYNKPVDGHAPALRGADAAKYIRAGISTDHECFTLEEALDKLQHGMHILIREGSAARNFEALSPLISSHPRMVMFCSDDKHPDNLVEGHINVLVKRALAKGHDLYNILQAACINPVVHYNMPVGLLREGDPADFIIVNNLEEFQVMRTFINGEAVAENGRSLINSVPIQTINQFHCDPLTPADFRIPCEGKQATVKVIEALEGQLITNALKATLTAENGAIDSDTGTDTLKIAVVNRYHNAPVSMGFIRHFGLKKGAIASTVAHDSHNIIAVGVDDESICEAVNLLVRNNGGIAVYNGTDSKVLALPVAGLMSAEDGYRTAASYSELDAAAKALGSGLDAPFMTLSFMALLVIPHLKLSDKGLFDGDTFAFTSAFAEP, encoded by the coding sequence ATGAAACAATTCGAGGTTGCCGGCCACCTGGTGGACATTCCCGGCAGAAGGACCTTCCCCGCCGTAGTGACCGTTGCCGATGGCCGTATCACAAATATCGCGCCTGCCGGCGCTGCGGTACCGCAGCAGTACATCCTGCCGGGCTTCACAGACGCGCATGTACACGTGGAAAGCTCCATGCTTGTTCCCTCCGAGTTCGCCCGGCTGGCGGTTTGCCACGGTACGGTGGCCACCATTTCGGATCCCCACGAGATCGCCAATGTACTGGGCGTCAAAGGGGTGGAATATATGCTGGACAATGCCGCACAGGTGCCCTTCAAATGCTGTTTCGGCGCTCCTTCCTGCGTGCCGGCCACTGGCTTTGAAACCGCCGGCGCGGCCATCAATGCCGGAGATGTGGAAAAACTCCTCCAACGAAACGATATCTATTACCTTTCTGAAATGATGAATTATCCGGGTGTATTACACGAAGATCCGGAGGTCATGGCCAAAATAGCGGCGGCAAAACGATATAACAAACCGGTGGATGGCCACGCTCCCGCCCTCCGGGGCGCGGATGCCGCAAAATACATCCGGGCGGGCATCAGCACAGACCACGAATGCTTTACCCTCGAAGAAGCGCTGGACAAACTCCAGCACGGCATGCATATCCTCATCCGCGAAGGCAGCGCCGCAAGGAACTTCGAAGCGCTCTCCCCCCTCATCTCCTCCCATCCCCGAATGGTGATGTTCTGCAGTGATGACAAGCATCCGGACAATCTCGTGGAAGGGCATATCAACGTGCTCGTGAAACGGGCGCTGGCCAAAGGACACGACCTGTACAACATCCTCCAGGCGGCCTGCATCAACCCGGTTGTGCATTATAATATGCCGGTGGGCCTGCTGCGGGAAGGAGATCCGGCGGATTTTATCATCGTCAACAACCTGGAGGAATTTCAGGTCATGCGGACTTTTATCAACGGAGAAGCGGTTGCCGAAAACGGCAGATCTCTCATCAATTCCGTTCCCATACAAACCATCAACCAGTTCCATTGCGATCCGCTGACACCGGCGGACTTCCGCATTCCCTGCGAAGGAAAGCAGGCAACGGTAAAAGTGATCGAAGCGCTGGAAGGCCAGCTGATCACCAATGCCCTGAAAGCCACACTGACGGCAGAGAACGGAGCGATCGACAGTGATACGGGAACGGATACGCTCAAAATAGCCGTGGTGAACCGCTACCACAACGCTCCCGTGTCCATGGGCTTCATCCGGCATTTCGGCCTGAAGAAAGGCGCCATTGCTTCCACCGTAGCGCATGACAGCCATAATATCATTGCCGTGGGCGTGGATGATGAAAGCATCTGCGAAGCGGTGAACCTGCTTGTCAGGAACAACGGCGGGATTGCTGTATATAACGGGACTGACAGCAAAGTACTGGCTTTGCCCGTAGCGGGACTGATGAGTGCGGAAGACGGATACCGGACTGCGGCATCCTACAGTGAGCTTGACGCGGCGGCCAAAGCGCTGGGCAGCGGGCTGGATGCTCCTTTCATGACGCTTTCCTTTATGGCGCTGCTGGTGATCCCTCACCTGAAACTCAGCGACAAGGGGTTATTCGACGGCGATACTTTTGCCTTTACCTCAGCCTTCGCCGAGCCATAA
- a CDS encoding AAA family ATPase gives MRVFAGPNGSGKSTIIKEIQKRYKTGVYINADDIEKSAREKGFVNLGDYGLEATPDSFNTYLQHSTLFAKARQEGYQIDLTFSDNVIRIMESTNSYEAALIADYLRNLLIGKMETFSFETVMSHSSKLETFRKAHEAGFKIYLYYIATESPDISVRRVEERVKKGGHPVPPEKIVERYVRSLELLSDMIPYCHRCFIFDNSLDTGYRLILDVEDGERVTVQTEDAIPMWTDIYLLQKLGI, from the coding sequence ATGCGTGTTTTTGCCGGTCCCAACGGGTCGGGGAAAAGTACGATCATCAAGGAAATTCAGAAGAGATATAAAACCGGTGTGTATATCAATGCGGATGACATTGAGAAGTCCGCCAGAGAAAAAGGCTTCGTCAATCTTGGCGACTATGGGTTGGAAGCTACCCCGGATTCATTCAACACCTACCTGCAACACTCCACACTTTTCGCTAAAGCCCGGCAGGAGGGCTATCAGATCGACCTGACATTCTCGGATAATGTGATAAGAATTATGGAGAGCACCAATTCGTATGAAGCGGCCCTGATTGCCGACTATCTGCGGAATCTGCTGATCGGAAAAATGGAAACCTTCTCCTTCGAGACCGTCATGTCCCATTCATCCAAACTGGAAACTTTCAGAAAAGCACATGAGGCGGGATTCAAGATATATCTGTATTATATCGCCACAGAGTCCCCGGATATAAGTGTACGCAGAGTGGAAGAACGCGTCAAAAAAGGCGGCCATCCCGTACCTCCTGAAAAGATCGTTGAGCGGTATGTACGGTCGCTCGAACTGCTCAGTGACATGATCCCGTATTGTCACCGCTGTTTTATATTCGATAACTCACTTGATACCGGTTACCGGCTTATTCTCGATGTTGAGGATGGCGAACGGGTAACGGTACAGACAGAGGATGCCATTCCTATGTGGACAGATATCTATCTTTTGCAGAAACTGGGGATATGA